TTCACTGCCATTCCCGAGAAGGAACGTTTCGTTCCAGTTCTGAATTGAGCTTCAAAATATCGCTATAAACATGAGGCCAGCGATGCTGGCCTTTTTTAATGCACAAAAAAACCCCTCTCGTCATGCGAGAGGGGCTGAACAGACAAAAATCGATGAGCCAGGATGGTTAAACAGAATGCACAGGACGCTTATCGATGACGCTGTCAATGAGGCCATAATCCTTGGCTTCAGTCGGAGACATAAAGAAGTCCCGATCCGTATCCAGTTGAATCTTGTCCAGAGGTTGACCGGTTCGATCAGCTAATTCATTGTTGAGACGATCTTTGAGGAAGAGAATTTCATCGGCTTGAATGCGAATATCGCTGGCTTGACCACGCGCTCCACCCAGAGGCTGGTGAATCATGATCCTGGAATGCTGCAGGCTGCTGCGCTTTCCTTTGGTGCCCGCGCACAGCAGGAAGGCTCCCATGCTGGCGGCAAGGCCGACACAGACCGTGTGCACATCGGGTTTGATGTGCTGCATGGTGTCAAAAATTCCTAGGCCGTCATACACCGAACCACCAGGTGAATTGATGTAGAGGTAAATGTCCTTTTCGGGATCCTCGGCCTCAAGAAAAAGAAGCTGAGCAACAATCCTGTTGGCCGACTCACTTGTCACAGCTTCGCCGAGGAAGATGATCCGCTCGCGCAGCAGGCGTGAGTAGATATCAAACGCCCTTTCCCCGCGCCCGGATTCCTCGATCACGATGGGGATCATGCTGAACCTGCTCACTGGAGGAATCTTAACGGCGGCAAGAGCGGCGCTATGGTTTTCACTTCAAGACAGCAGACCAAGACCTTGACTGGGTTTCCGACAATCTCTGACAGCAAGAAAGCGTTTCACACTGCCTTTCCGTATGTGATTCCTTCGCTGTACAGACGGATTGCTGATGAACTGCTGGTGGAGCTGCACCTGCTCAGCCATCAAACCAATTTCCAGGTCAACGCATTGTTTGCTGTCGGCCTGCGCCAGGTGTTTCGCGCGTTTACCAAGGGGTATCGCCCGGAAGAACAGGTCGAACCCATGTTCGCAGCTCTCTGCAGCTGCAATGGCTTCGATGCGGAGGATTTGAAGGCACTGGCGGAAGGCAGCACCAAAGCAGTGCAGGGTCACAGTGTGGAGGACGTCCAGGCATGGCTCAATGCCAAAGGTGACAAGGCTCCTGAACCACTGGCATCAGGCCTGGCTGCGCTTGGTGGCGAGAATTTTCACTACTCACGACTGATGGCTGTCGGCCTGTTCAGTCTGCTGTCAGATGCACAGGGGAGCGAAAGTGACGATCCCGAGGCACTGAGTGCAACAGCTCATGCCCTTGGCGAGCAAATTGGCCTCTCGCGCCCCCGCCTTGAAAAGGATCTCAGTCTCTATCGCAGCAACCTCGACAAGATGACCCAAGCTGTCGAGCTGATGGAAGAAACGCTGGCAGCGGAACGTCGCAAGCGGGAGCGTCAGCAAGCGGAAAAGGTCTCTCAAGGCTGAGGCGCCAACTGCAGCTCCCCGTTCATGCGCCACCAAGTCTTCTGGGTTTGCTGGCTCTGAAGCGGTTGGAGACGGAAGCGCAATACCGATGCACGTTCAACGGGTTGCGGCCAGAGACCACCAAGCAGATTTAGTTGTTTGAGTGTCTCTGGCAATACCTCCACGGTGAGGTCTGCATCACCATCGACGCCGCGTGACAAAAACGCATCGTTCGCTGGTTCAATGCCAAAACCAATGCTGAGCACATTGAACTCACCCTCACGCAACCACTGCCAGCCACCAACAAGGTCACGTTCGTCATCGTCACGACGACCCCAGAATCTTGGATCTTCTCCAGTTGCCGTTAAGGCTATTGAGGACAAACGTTCAAAGCCTGTGGATTGCATGCGCTCAGCAACGACCTGAAGCACGGTCTGCCATGCCTCACGGTCTCCATTCAGTTCCAGCTGAACCTGCAGTCCGGCTTGGTAACCACCGCTCTCACGTTGTTGCAGTCTTAAGGCGAAGGGTCGATTCGCAAGGAGCGTGCGCATGGAAGCGTTCAGGCCGTAATGCGTCTCCAAAGGAGCCTGAATGATCTGCCGAGACAGCAGTGTTCCCAGAATCAAGTCAAGGCGGCGCCCCTCAACGCTTAACAACGAGGAGGGTGACTCTGAGACCGGGCTTGCAGCAGGCAGGGTGAATCCATCTGTGATGGAGACGCGCTGGCTGACGGCACTCAGGGGACGTTCACCGATCACGCCATTCCAGCGAAGACGGTCGGATGTCAGCTGAAGCCGAATGCATCCCTCGCGACCCTGCTGGAGCAGTGGTGCCAGGGTTCCACTGAGGGAGGCAACCGCATCAGACCTCCAATACACAGACGGACCGCGATCAAGGCTGATCAGACATGAGGCCAACAGCGTGTGGGGTTGAACAACAGGCTGAACTGACGAATCGGCGTCTAAGAGTCTTTCCAGTTGCTGTCGATGCAGCGCATCAGATCCCAGCAGCACCAGCGCCCCGACCCGGTGTTGATGCACCGCGGTGAGATTGGTTGGCAATGCTGCCGCTGAAAGCACTAGATAGGCCTCTCCATCCTGAGACCAGGCTTGCCACCAGACAGAACTACCGTATCTCAGCCAAAGATCACTGGCCGGCTGAACCCCGAGACGATCGCTCCAGAGCCGTGGAGGCGTCCGTGCAGGATCACCCCTGAAGCTCTGAATCATGATCAGAGCGCGTGAGAGACGCGCCAATGCACCGACCGATGTGTCGTCATTGAATGCACGACTGGACGTGAGCTTCAAGCCCACACATCCGGCGACGAGCAAAGTTGCGATGCCCAAGGCTGTGCAACCAAATCTCAGGGCACCGAATCGAGATAATCGAAACCAGTGGCGCAGATGTTCAGCTGCGGCCACTGGTGGAACGGCGACGACGTCGGTCTTTCCACTCCACAGTGGAGAGATAGATCACTGCACCGCTGACAAACACAAGGAGCGACGCAGCAGCGATCGCGAGAACCTGATTCAAGAGAGGAGACTGAAGGGTCTCAGACACGTCAGAAGTTCAGCGTGCCGTCACCATTACGACCCCACACCACCATGGCGATCGAGAAGCTGAAACAAGCAGCCAGAGCAGCCCATCCGAGGGTGAAAAGCATTGAGGTGTCGTTGCGATGTGGGAACTTTACCTAAGGTTCAAGTCCAACACTTGCTGTTCGTTCACGAGATCACATGACTTCGTCATCAAGCGGGACCTCAACGGTTCTCGAGCGTGAACGTTCAACCCTGCGTTATCCACAGGCGAGGGTCATCGTTCTGGACGATGACATCAATACTTTTGAGCATGTGGTCGAGTGTCTCTGCAAGATCGTCCCCGGAATGAACGCAGACCGTGCCTGGGCATTGGCGCGTCGTATTGATGGAGAGGGAGCAGCTGAAGTGTGGTGTGGCCCTCTCGAACAGGCAGAGCTCTACCACCAACTACTGGGCGCCCAGGGCTTGACGATGGCTCCAGTCGAACGGTGTTGATCTAGCCACTAGGGTCTGGCGACGCTTCCGACCGTTCCGTGGGATCAGCTCGCTTTATCGCACTTTCCTTACGCCTGGGCTTGTTCCAGGCATGTCTGGGTGCGCTGTCTGTCCTCACACTGGGCATCTTCAACCGATTGCTGATCGACGAATTTGAGGTTCCTGCTGCTCTGACCGCACTTGCTCTGGGCAGTCAACAGCTCGTGGCCTTTACGCGCGTCTGGTTCGGACAACGATCGGACCGCTGTCGGTGGAGAGGACTTCGCCGAACTCCATTCATCCTTGGAGGAGCAGCGGCCTTCTGCACGCTCACCTGGGTGGCAGGGCGCACTGTGCTGTGGATCGCTGAAGCGTCGCAACAGGGCGACAGCAGCAGTGTGGTGATCAGGGGTTTAGTTCTTGCCGTGGTGTTCCTGTTGTATGGCCTCGCCATTTCGGCCAGCTCCACACCTTTCGCTGCTCTATTGGTGGATGTCAGCACCGAGAAGCAACGTCCAGCGCTGGTGTCTGTGGTCTGGTCGATGTTGATGGTGGGCATTGTGGCGGGAGCCATTCTGTTAAGTGCCTTCCTTGGATCGTCATGCGCGAGTGCCGGCATCGATGCCGTGATCAGCGGCGTGGACCGACTTGTGAGCGTGGCCCCTTGGGTGATCTTCACTCTGGTTGTGGTGTCGATTGCAGGTGTTGAACCGCGGCAGAGCAGCCAGTTGACCAATGCTGAAACAGGCAAAAGCACGGAACAGGAGATCTCTCTGGGAGCTGCTTGGCAGGTGCTTCGCTCATCACCACAAGTGGGGTATTTCTTCGCCGTGCTCTCCTTGTTCACCTTTTCACTGTTCTTGCAGGAAGCGGTGCTGGAGCCCTACGGAGGTGCGGTTTTTGGCATGGACGTTTGCACTACGACACGACTGAATGCCATCTGGGGTGTTGGCACCCTGGTGGGGATCGCCAGCACTGGTTTTTTGCTCACACCGCGGCTGGGCGCACAACGCACAGCCCTGCTGGGTGGACTGTTATCTGCATGCTTTGTGTTGGGGATCGTGGTTGCAGGAGCCTTGGACTCCGAAGCACTCTTCCGAACAGCACTGTTTCTGTTTGGTGCCGCAGCAGGGATCAGCACCAATGCAAGCCTCACCCTGATGCTGGGTCTCACGTCACCGTTGATGGCTGGAACGTTTATTGGTGTTTGGGGATTGGCGCAGGCCTATGCGCGGGGTCTGGCCACGATCAGTGGTGGCGCCCTCCTCAGTGGGTTTGGAACTTTGATGGGATCCCAGAACAGCTTCGCTGCCTATGCCGGGGTGTTCATCATTCAGGCGATCGGTCTACTGGTGGCAGGTTTGTTGTTGCTGCGCGTCGATACCAAGATGTTTCAGCGCAAAGTCGAGACAGCACTCAGCTCAATCCTTGCCAATGAACTGGACTGATCAACGACGTGATTGCTGTTGCTCAAGCCGCTGGTTGACGACTGCTGCGGGCCAATCGCAGGAGAGCTGTAGTTTTCAGACGACGGTTCTCGGCTTCGAGTACGTAGCGCAACACCTTTCCAGGGCAAAACGCCAAGCCGCGAACTTCATCACCGTGGACCTCAGCAGTCAAAACTCTGGCTTGAGGTCCACATCGGTCCTGCAGTGGACCGATCACCTCGCGGCAAAGCCTGTCAACAGATCGAAGCATGGGCGATGTGATCGCTCTCTTCTCTGTAGCCAGATCCACTAGCTTCAACCAACGCTTGTACAGAAGGTCTTCAGAAGGTCGTGGGTCGTCTGGTCATCACGCACAGCACCTACGTGGAGGGATTGATTCCCTGGCTGAAGGTTCTTGCCAGAGACCCTGAGATTCAGACCATCACACCTGGCGTCATTGCACGGGTCCGCGGACGGTGCTCTGGTCTTCAACTGCGTGTGTCTACACCCGTGTGTGGGGGGTACAAGGTCATGGCCCGACGTGGCACCACTGCACAGGAGGTGTTCGTGGTCACGCAGTTGGAACGCGATGAACTGCGCAAGCGAATTGACCATTGCAGCCCCTAGTCGAATTAGGTGTCGTTAACGGCCCATTGACATGGCACTCGGCGGCAAACTTTCGCGATTCTTCGGTTTTGACCTCTAGCCGCAAGGAGACAGCTGGATACGTTGCGCGTATCCGCAAGGTTGAGATGGAAACGATCGATCGAGAGGTGGTGAGCGTGCTTCTCTTTCAGCAATGGCTGGAAGCCACTGAACACGCCCATTGGGATGAAGCCGCGATGGCGCTCTACAAACTTCAAGCCATCGAACACGGTGAGACATTCAAGGATCTAACAATCCATGAGACTGGATCAGACACAGCCATTGGCGAGCTGAAAGCTGCGTAGAAAGCCAATCTTGCATTTGAATTGCAATGCAGTGCAAGACTTCCACATCCGAACCTGATCAACAGCTTCTAAGAGGTGAGTTGCAAAACTAATGACGCATTCACGGACGGCGATCCGTTCGAGTGCTAATAAAGAAAAATCTGCTGTGCAAAAGATGGCTGACCATCAGGAACAGACACTCACACCCCGCGAGATGGTACGCGCTCACTTGCCGATTGTGCTGGATCTGATCAAGACAGCGTCCCTCGTGGTGGTGGCCGTGAGCGGAATGTTGGTCAGCCATCACACCCATGAAATGTCATTAGAGATCAAGAGCGCGAACAATCAGACCACACCCATGATTGATCCGATGCCGTAAACCGTTGAAAACAGAATATCAAAAGAGAAGACTTTGGCTTTTGTTTGATCAATGCATCCTCGATCTCTTTGAAACAAGCATTGACAGCACCACTTCGCCGACGATGACGACTCTTATGAGAGCGTCAAAGCGCATGCCTGTAATCAAGCTCAAACCTGTCACATAGGTTTGATATTTTTTTCTACAGCCAAAATCGCAGAAGTCCCCGCTGAGGCGCTTGGCCTGAACACGATGAAAGAGGTAGATCGCAGGATATTCGCGCACTTGAACGCATTCAACATCATCCAGCGCCGCCTCCCAAAGAATCCTTTACTGCACATCAAAGGCTGCAATCTATCCGGCAAATATTGCTTCAACCAATGTCGCTTGCAAAAAACAATGATTCGCTGATTCATAATCCCCCAGCTGAGCTACCTCGTTTGGTCCGGGCAAATGCAGTGGCGCTGTGCACCACTGCAAACTGTTACTAAAAACAATTGCAGCTCCACAACTTCCAATGTCAGATGGGCACGAGAAACTCAAAGCAGCAACCACTCCTGAAGCTGCTGATGAAATCGCAAAAGAAGCAGGGTTTGCAATGCCCGCAGAAGATATTCAATCAATGCAATCGCAATCTTGAGAATTGACAGACGAGGAGCTGGAAGGTGCAGCTGGTGGCCATGTGCTCAGCTTTATCTGTCGTCAGGAGACCCCTCGGCAAGATTGTCAACTCACTACGTGAGATGGTGGAAAACTCCCAGTGGTGGTGCGAGTAGCGCGTTGCCAGAGCCGGAAGCAGCGAAGAAGTGTTTTTAGTCTCGCACTTTTAAAAGCCCCTTCGACCTCAAGCACTCTGCATTGACAGTGACCGTTGTGCGCTTGCAGGCATCGCTAACGACCTTTGCTATGAAAAGGCTGTAGCTACGTGCCCTCCAATGTCCCTAGAACAACTCAAGGCATTTATCTCCAAAGTCAGAGGAGATTCAAATCATCAGGAAAGACTAAAAGCAGCAAAGTCACCTGAAGATGTTATAGATATCACTAAAGAACATGGACATGAATTTACTGCTGATAAGATCATTCAGCTCAGCAAAAAAGTTCTAGAAACGTGTTTGGAGGTATGGATACTTCCTTCTTTGACTCGGCATGCTATGAGGACTCAAAGCCTCTGCAGTGACAGGGATTTTTTACTGCTTCAACAGCCTGATTAATCCGATCAATCAGCATTTGATATCTGGCATAATTGAGTGCATTTAATATCAATTAGTGCATTGAATGTAAGATTACAAACCAGTCTTTGAACCTGAACACAAAGCAATTTAACTACGACTGTGGTGTGTCTGCTGCACGTGGTTCTTTCTATGACAGGTGGAAGGTAAAAAACAAGCAAACTCGACCCGCATAAACACTGGCATCTCAGCTGCTTGTGTTTCCCTACAAGGCTCTGGAAGGCACCTCTAATTGATCTTAGGTGTATTGACATCATTACTGGCTAGAACGGCCTCTGAGATGATTCTGGAGCCATTGTCGAGAGACTTGTTGGATTCATGCTGATTTAGTGACTCAAAGGCTTGATTTGATGCTATGGTTTTGTGAGTTGCTTAGATTAAATGCCACTTCCCTGGCCGATTCCGTTACCTCGTCCTCTTTCCTTGGAGAACGTTGATACTTTAACTGGTACGCCAGAAGCAGATAACTTTAAACTTGAACCACCTGGGTTTGAGACACAATCTTTAGATGATGATTTCATCCCGGTGGACATAGACTTTGCAAACAATCTTATTGCTCTCGGCATTCCAACAATTGTTGATTTGTCTGAAGACACTGAGGTTGATCTTCTTGTTTATCAAGAAGCAGACGGTCCAGAGTACTTTCCTGGATTCACCGATCCTCTTGCACGATCCTACACCTTAATCGAAAACTTTGATCCTGTTGAAGATCAAATCCTTGTTGACGGTGGTAGAGGAGGTTTTATTACAATAATGAGTGATGAAAACGATATACCCATGCTCAATGATGTTATTGAGCCTTCCCTTGAGTTACCTCCATTTGAATATGATCCATTTAATCCAATAGTTGCGTTTGGTGAGTGATTAAATAAATACTTGGGAGGTCATTTGGTTTGACCTCTCATTGCTTTTTCAGAGCTGCCAAATGATTGATCTCTTGCTATGACCAGGCATTAGCTCCACGTCCTCCAATGTCAGAAGAGCAACTAAAAGCCTTTCTAGAAAAGGTCAAAGGTGACACCAGTCTTCAGGAGAAGCTCAAAGCCGCTGCTGATTCAGACGCAGTTCTTGCGATTGCAAAAGAGGCTGGGTTTAGTATTTCTGCTGATGACATGAAAAAGGCTCAATCAGAGATTGAAGACGTAGAGCTGGAAGGCGCGGCTGGAGGGCAACAGCGAAGGGGTTGTGAACCTTGCTCGACCTGGGGCTGGCATCACACTTCTACGGAATCTGCTCGAGAACCTTGCAGAATGTAGATTCTCTCAATGTTGTCTCTCTGCTGAGGGGTCTCCTCACTGCTGATGACAAATGCTAGAAATGATTTCCAGGCTTTTTTGTTGATCAAGGCGCACCTGCATTAACAGGAGCTTTTTTGCTTCAATCGTCTGACTAACCCCATCAATCAGCCTTCAATAACTGGCACCATCATTAGCTAATCGCCAGCATTAGTCTCGATAAAAAATGACAGAAATTAGAGAAGCCTATTTATACGACCATGACGAGCCACATCCCCCGTATGCCCCCCCTCTGATTCTGAGCAAGGTGGAGGGGGTGCCTAGTTGATAATTGCAGACAACCTATTTCTGCTGTCTTGGGGAGACAATATCACTCTGACTGTCACTCCAAACCATTGCAGCCGTAGAGAATATCTAGGATTGACTTAGGATTCTGGATTGGCAGCATGGTCAGATGCATTGCTATGACTAGGGACTCTGTCTTTTTTATGTCAACTCTGTCTGCACGGTAGATGAGATATCTACAGCAGTGTGGGGCACCAGTGTTCCAGAAGGACTAACCAAACTGCTCCACAAACATAGCCTTGAGCCTTTGATTGATTGATTGCTGGCGTTGATATCGATTGAGGTCTTTATTTTTTATCTCATTCTAAGACTTATTGCGTCTCACCCCCTCTTTATTGTTCCGATCTGTCTCGGCTCTCTCTAAATATGCTGATTCCGACCGAGACCAAACAACAAACTATCTGCAAAGAGCTTCAGGAGCTTCAAGACCTGTAGGAGACCAGTGGCAAGTCCCTCAGCCAACTCGCTGGAGAGCTTTTCATTGATGGTCTGAATGCAAGGAGAGTCAGCAACCCTGACGCTTCTGCTGTGGACCTTCTGAAGCGTGCTCTGGTGATGCTGGAAGCGTCTTGAGTGTGTGGCAACTGTGTAGCAATTGCCCATTCAACCGATATTCGCCATTCCTTCTAAATCCCAGTCTCTGACTAGGATTTTGAATAGGTGGACCCCTTGACCGTGCGAGCCCCAGTGTTCGACCTGGAGTTACCAGAAGGGGCAACAAAGTGGGGATTCGTTTCCGGCTACGAGGCCGGTTTACGGCACCATCACGACAGTCGCCCCAAGTCGAAAGAGAGTCAGATCAGAGCACTAGAGAAAGGCTGTCACCAATCAGGGAGTCCTTGTTCAATTTAGAGGATTCGGCCAGACCGACCGAATGTTTGTCAGCACGTCTCTGGCTTCACCATCACGAGCATCAGCATCAGGTTGCTGAAGCAGCACGGTGACATGGCCCATCTTGCGACCCGGCATTTCCTCCTTTCCATACCAGTGGAGATGTGAACCAGGAATGGTCTGCAAAGCCGTCAGCCGCTCGTCAAGTGGAAGCTCAGCATCCGATCCAAGGCCAAGCAAGTTGACCATCAGAGCACCAGGAGCCACCAGCTCCGTTGAAGGAACGGGCAAACCGGCAGTGATGCACAACTGTTGATCGAACTGACTGCTATTGCAAGCTTCGATGGAGAAATGGCCCGAATTGTGCGTGCGAGGGGCTACTTCATTCACCATCAAACCTTGCGGTCCATAGAAGTATTCCAGTGCCATCACACCCACGTAATTCAGATGCGTGAGCAGAGAGGCTGCGATGTTGTATGCAGTGGCCTCCAGCAGTTGATCCGCCGGTGCAGGGGCCAGAACCCAGTCACAGACCTGGCTGCTCTGATGCGTTTCAACCAAAGGGAACGAACGAATCCGACCCTGTTGATCCCTGCTCAACACCAGAGCAAGTTCACGGTCGTATGGCACCCAGGCTTCAAGCAACCAGTCCTTGGCAACAACGCTGCTGAGCAGCTCGCTTAAAGCAAGACGATCCTTGATCACACGGGTGCCCTTGCCGTCATAACCGCCATGGCCTGCCTTGGCCATCACGGGGAACCGCCAATCGTCCGGCAGTGCCAACGTTTTTAGGTCAATCTCATCCAAGCCAACCCAATCAGGACTAGGTAGATCAAGGTCATCCAGCAAGCGACGCTGCGACAACTTGTTGACCAGAGGCTTCAGGCTCTGGATTGATGGCTTGAACAACACACCATCCTGCTCAAGACTCTGCAAAGCCTCAACAGGAATCCATTCATTTTCGAAGGTGATGCCGCTGCAGCAACCAGCCAGTGATGCAGTGGCTATGGCATCGGTTGGAGCACCGATGACCTGATGCTGCGCAGAAGCTGCGGCAGGGTCTTGATCAGACGCACTCTGAATAGCAACTGGAATCCCTCTGGCTTGACCTGCCTCACAGAGCATCAAGGCGAGCTGACCACCTCCGACGACCCCGATTGTGCCGGCATCATTCGGCATCACCTTGGACCTACTTCAACCAAAAGCTTGCCATCCAGCCAGCGTCAACGGGGCTCAAATCAGTGATCGATCGTCACTAAGGCCGTAGCGAATGGCCGTCAACAACAACACGATCAAAAACAGCGCCAGACCAACAGTGCAGGCGTAACTGATTTCAAGCTCTGCAAAAGCCTGGTCGTAGACGTAATAGACGAGTGTTCGTGTGGAATCTGCCGGCCCTCCTTGCGTCATTAAAAACACCTCTTCAAACACCTTGGTAGCTGCAATGGCAGAGATCACGGCCACAAGGGTGAGGTAAGGGCGCAACAAAGGCAGCGTGATGTCTGCATGTTTTCTCCAGCCCTCACTGCCATCCAGTTCAGCCGCTTCATAGAGCTCTTTCGGGATGCCCTGCAGGCCTCCCAGAAAAATCACCATGTAGTAGCCAAGTCCTTTCCAAAGGGTCACCAACATCACCGATGGAAGAGCCAGAAATGGACTGGTGAGAAAGTCGATGGACACAAATCCCGAACCAATCAGTGCCCCCAACCAACCGTTGATCAGACCGTTTTCGGCATACAGCCAGCGAAAGGCGATGGCCGCCACCACGATCGACACCAAGACAGGGGTATAGAAAGCGGCCCTAAGCCAGTGAATCCCTGGCAGCACTTGATTCACCAGCACAGCCAGCACCAAGGCACCCAGCACAATCGGCGGCACCACCCCAAACAGATAGATCAGCGTGGTGCCCAGCACGCGGTAAAACATCGGATCGCCGATGAGTCGACGCACATTGGCCAGACCAATGAACTGCAATGGCTCTGAAACGTCCAAGCCCGTCTGCGTGAAACTCATCAGCAGAGCCATGCCAGCTGGGATCAGCACAGAAAGGCTCAGCAGGATCAACGCCGGAGTGAGAAAAGCCCAAGCGGTCAGACTGGCGCGAGCATCAGGCCTGGAGACGGGCTTCATCAGACTCAGGACACCTGCGGCTGAGGATAGGGTCAGTCGATCAGAACAACTGCGGATTGAATCCGCAGCCACGGCCCATGAGCACCACAGCGGAGGGAATGGCATTGCAGGAGCGCACGCGCATCAACGTGCCACTCGAGCGCAACCCTTATGAAGTGGTGATTGGGGAGGGCATGGTCGGCGCCATTGGCGAAACGCTCTCTGCCATGGACGTCCGCAAGGGAACCAAAGTGCTGGTGGTCAGCAATCCCGATGTTGCCGGTCCCTACGGAGACAGCTGCCTGAACAGTCTGCGCACAGCAGGCTTTGATCCTGTGCTGCTACAGATCGAGGCTGGAGAGGAAGGCAAAACGCTGCAGACCCTGAGCCAGATTCTTGATCAAGCCCAGCAGGAAGGGCTGGAACGCACGTCAATGATGTTGGCCCTTGGCGGCGGAGTCGTGGGCGACATGACGGGCTTTGCCGCTGCCTGCTGGTTGCGCGGCGTGGGAGTGATCCAAATGCCCACCACACTGCTGGCCATGGTGGATGCTTCTATCGGTGGCAAAACCGGCGTCAACCATCCCAAAGGGAAGAACCTGATCGGTGCTTTTCATCAGCCAAGGCTCGTGGCCATTGATCCGAACACCCTGAAAACACTGCCGGTGCGTGAATTCAGAGCCGGTATGGCAGAAGTAATCAAGTACGGCGTCATCGGCGACCCGGACCTGTTCACCAGCATGGAAGAGGCAGTGAATCTGTCAGACCCGGCTGCGATGCCGGCAGCCATGCTGCACAACATCCTGGTGCGTTCGGCCCAGGCCAAAGCCGCCGTTGTGGCTGCGGATGAGCGTGAAAGCGGCCGTCGCGCCATCCTCAACTACGGCCACACCTTCGGCCATGTGGTGGAGACCCTGACCGGATATGGAACCTGGCTCCATGGAGAAGCCGTGGCAATCGGCATGGTTGCGGTGGGACGCTTGGCTGTGTTGAAGGGACTATGGAGCGAATCGGATCAGATGCGTCAGGTGCGTTTGATCGAAAAAGCCGGTCTCCCCACGGCCTGGCCCACCCTTGACGAGGATGCGGTGCTGACCACGCTTCGTGGTGACAAAAAAGTCCGTCACGGAAGGCTGCGATTTGTGCTCCCCACCCGCATCGGTGAGGTGGTGATCCGTGATGACATCAACGACAACGATGTGAAGGAGTGCCTGGCGGCTCTGGCCTGATCAGCCGGGCTCCCGCAGAAAACGGCTGGGAGTTGCCATCAGCGGCCCATCGTGATCCGCATCGCGTTCAAAAGCCAGCCAACGCAACTCCCCCAGACAACTGGGATCCACAAGACGCAGCAGCGCCTCACGTCGACGCAAGGCCTCATCCAGCTGATGTCCTGGTAATTGCTGCAGCGCAGTGAACCGCTCTGAAAGGCCTAGCGCCAGCAGGGCCTCTCCTTGCCGACACTGACCGACCGGTGTCCAGCCCGTTGCCTTCGCAGAGTCCAGAAGAGTTTCAAGGCACAGATGTGCCGTGATGTCCTGTTCACCGGCATGACGCAGAACATCCCCTGTGGCTTGCTGTTGGCGATAGGCCGTCAGAGTTCCATCCGGACGTCTGGCGGAGTAGTAACGACTTGCCTCCATTGCATAGTCAACCACCAGCAGCATGCCGGCCTGTATGGCATCACTGGCCTGACGAAGCCAAGGCTCCACCGCGTGATGCCATTCCGTGGCCCATCCGTTGTCAACACCCATCGGAGGGAGTTGCAATCCAGTCCGCTGCGCTTGCTGCTGGATCTGCGTCGCCAACGCCTCCGGCAAAGGACCATCGGCCCATACAAGTGATCCCGGGCCTTGATCGGATGGCTGCAGCTTCACCAGCTGACGC
This region of Synechococcus sp. NOUM97013 genomic DNA includes:
- the clpP gene encoding ATP-dependent Clp endopeptidase proteolytic subunit ClpP, which encodes MIPIVIEESGRGERAFDIYSRLLRERIIFLGEAVTSESANRIVAQLLFLEAEDPEKDIYLYINSPGGSVYDGLGIFDTMQHIKPDVHTVCVGLAASMGAFLLCAGTKGKRSSLQHSRIMIHQPLGGARGQASDIRIQADEILFLKDRLNNELADRTGQPLDKIQLDTDRDFFMSPTEAKDYGLIDSVIDKRPVHSV
- the psb29 gene encoding photosystem II biogenesis protein Psp29 produces the protein MTGFPTISDSKKAFHTAFPYVIPSLYRRIADELLVELHLLSHQTNFQVNALFAVGLRQVFRAFTKGYRPEEQVEPMFAALCSCNGFDAEDLKALAEGSTKAVQGHSVEDVQAWLNAKGDKAPEPLASGLAALGGENFHYSRLMAVGLFSLLSDAQGSESDDPEALSATAHALGEQIGLSRPRLEKDLSLYRSNLDKMTQAVELMEETLAAERRKRERQQAEKVSQG
- the petN gene encoding cytochrome b6-f complex subunit PetN, coding for MLFTLGWAALAACFSFSIAMVVWGRNGDGTLNF
- the clpS gene encoding ATP-dependent Clp protease adapter ClpS encodes the protein MTSSSSGTSTVLERERSTLRYPQARVIVLDDDINTFEHVVECLCKIVPGMNADRAWALARRIDGEGAAEVWCGPLEQAELYHQLLGAQGLTMAPVERC
- a CDS encoding BCD family MFS transporter, with amino-acid sequence MGSARFIALSLRLGLFQACLGALSVLTLGIFNRLLIDEFEVPAALTALALGSQQLVAFTRVWFGQRSDRCRWRGLRRTPFILGGAAAFCTLTWVAGRTVLWIAEASQQGDSSSVVIRGLVLAVVFLLYGLAISASSTPFAALLVDVSTEKQRPALVSVVWSMLMVGIVAGAILLSAFLGSSCASAGIDAVISGVDRLVSVAPWVIFTLVVVSIAGVEPRQSSQLTNAETGKSTEQEISLGAAWQVLRSSPQVGYFFAVLSLFTFSLFLQEAVLEPYGGAVFGMDVCTTTRLNAIWGVGTLVGIASTGFLLTPRLGAQRTALLGGLLSACFVLGIVVAGALDSEALFRTALFLFGAAAGISTNASLTLMLGLTSPLMAGTFIGVWGLAQAYARGLATISGGALLSGFGTLMGSQNSFAAYAGVFIIQAIGLLVAGLLLLRVDTKMFQRKVETALSSILANELD
- a CDS encoding DUF2103 domain-containing protein; its protein translation is MGRLVITHSTYVEGLIPWLKVLARDPEIQTITPGVIARVRGRCSGLQLRVSTPVCGGYKVMARRGTTAQEVFVVTQLERDELRKRIDHCSP
- a CDS encoding Nif11 family protein — encoded protein: MSDGHEKLKAATTPEAADEIAKEAGFAMPAEDIQSMQSQS
- a CDS encoding Nif11-like leader peptide family natural product precursor is translated as MSLEQLKAFISKVRGDSNHQERLKAAKSPEDVIDITKEHGHEFTADKIIQLSKKVLETCLEVWILPSLTRHAMRTQSLCSDRDFLLLQQPD
- a CDS encoding Nif11-like leader peptide family natural product precursor, translating into MSEEQLKAFLEKVKGDTSLQEKLKAAADSDAVLAIAKEAGFSISADDMKKAQSEIEDVELEGAAGGQQRRGCEPCSTWGWHHTSTESAREPCRM